TGCTACGCGTTTTATGGCTAGTGGGAGGTGTTTTTAAGCTCGGTGGTTTATCGTGCACGTGGTAGGCGTATATGAAATTTTGAAGAGGCTGGGCGAGGCCGATCTGGACGATCTGGTGGAGGCCGCGTATAGAGAGGGCATTCCGCCGCCTGTGGCCACGAGGGCGTTGATGAGGTTGATAGAGCGCGGCGAGGTGGAGGTGATATGCGGCATGACTATTCGATACAAGCCGAGATGAATTTCATAACTAGCTTCTGGGGCTTGGTTGTAGAGCGGATTAACTTCTGGGATGTCTGGCGTGAAATTGTAGATGCCCATGTGGTGGATGAGGTGGCTTGGGTTGTCGAGAAGATACAGAGCGCCGGGTACGAAGTCCCTCTTGGAGCTGTGGCCCGTGCCTTATCCCACAGGTCTGATCTTGACCACAGATTTCTGGCGGCGAGGTTTATGGATCTCGTGAATAGACGTATGAAACCCGCGCCTTGTGTACATGAGTTCTTCTCCGCCCTCGCCAGCAGGGGGAGGATCGCCGTTTTGTCCAACACCCCCTGTAGGTGTTTTATAGATAGTTTCCTGAAGGAGAGAAATCTACATGTAGACTTAGTTCTAACCTCGGACATGTTGCTTAGGAGAAAGCCGTCGAAATCTGTGTTTAAATTCGCCTTGTCAAAGTTAGGGGCTGAGCCGCACAGCGCAGTCTACATTGGCGACAGCGTAGAGGACCTGGGGGCTCTGGGCCTTGGCATTTTGACGGTTATAGTCGGCGCAGAAGGCGGCCATTTGAACTTCCCAGACCTCTGTAGCGCGGCGAGGTGGCTGTCGACAGGGCTAGAAAGATTATAAATACACAACTAGATGAGGCGGTGATTACATGTCCACGTTGCGGCTTGCCGGAGTGGGAGGCTCTGCCGCCGCCACATACATACCGCCACAAGGGTCCTGAAAATACGATAATGATCGCTAGGTGTAGAAACTGTGGAATTGTGTTCTACATATTCCGCACCTCGCTGGAGACCTTCACACTGGAGATGGAAAAGGCGGAGCGGAAGCACGGCGCCATACCCCACATCGACTTGAAGAAGTAGCGTGAGCCTCTGCCAGCGTTGCGGCAAGAGGCCTGCCCAGTACCTCCGCGTGGTTAGCGGCGAGAGGCTATGCCTCCGTTGCCTATTCACCTCGCTGGAGAAAAAAGTCCTTGAGACGATTAGGAGAGAGAAGATGATTATACCCGGGGACTACGTCGCGGTGGCGGTCTCCGGGGGCAAGG
The sequence above is drawn from the Pyrobaculum ferrireducens genome and encodes:
- a CDS encoding TrmB family transcriptional regulator translates to MVGVYEILKRLGEADLDDLVEAAYREGIPPPVATRALMRLIERGEVEVICGMTIRYKPR
- a CDS encoding HAD family hydrolase, translated to MRHDYSIQAEMNFITSFWGLVVERINFWDVWREIVDAHVVDEVAWVVEKIQSAGYEVPLGAVARALSHRSDLDHRFLAARFMDLVNRRMKPAPCVHEFFSALASRGRIAVLSNTPCRCFIDSFLKERNLHVDLVLTSDMLLRRKPSKSVFKFALSKLGAEPHSAVYIGDSVEDLGALGLGILTVIVGAEGGHLNFPDLCSAARWLSTGLERL